The following are from one region of the Mycolicibacterium helvum genome:
- a CDS encoding DUF302 domain-containing protein, producing MDIALSTTVRGGFGDVVSRTREALADQGFGVLTEIDMKATMAAKLGAAAGEALGDYLILGACNPPLAQRAVMIDRQIGLLLPCNVVVRSDPDQADTVHVEAMNPQLLVGVTGQAELQPVADEVTARLQSAIDSLSA from the coding sequence ATGGATATCGCGCTATCGACGACAGTGCGTGGCGGTTTCGGCGATGTTGTCTCGCGGACCCGCGAGGCGCTGGCTGATCAAGGTTTCGGGGTACTGACCGAGATTGACATGAAGGCGACGATGGCCGCCAAGCTGGGTGCCGCCGCCGGCGAAGCCCTTGGTGACTACCTGATCCTGGGTGCTTGTAACCCGCCGCTGGCTCAGCGTGCCGTGATGATCGACCGCCAGATCGGATTGCTGCTGCCGTGCAATGTGGTCGTGCGCAGCGACCCCGACCAGGCTGACACCGTCCACGTCGAGGCGATGAACCCGCAACTGCTGGTGGGCGTCACCGGTCAGGCTGAGCTGCAACCGGTGGCCGACGAGGTGACGGCCAGGCTGCAGTCGGCGATCGACTCGCTCAGTGCCTGA
- a CDS encoding response regulator transcription factor encodes MPDPAAAPGYRALVVDDEVSLADVVAGYLEREHFEVASATDGTEALRIARESDPDVVVLDLSLPGIDGLEVCRQLRTFSDAYVVMLTARDTEVDTIVGLSVGADDYMTKPFSPRELVARIHAMLRRPRVATRLTAATEPPPRVFGDLGIDTSAREVSVGGGQINLTRTEFDLLAALSARPGFVFTRRQLLEAVWGDAWFGNEHLIDVHIGHLRRKLGDDPGDPRYVLTVRGVGYRMGSGR; translated from the coding sequence GTGCCTGATCCGGCCGCCGCGCCGGGGTACCGCGCGCTGGTCGTCGATGACGAGGTCTCACTGGCCGATGTGGTCGCTGGTTACCTGGAGCGTGAACACTTCGAGGTGGCCTCGGCCACCGACGGGACCGAAGCGTTGCGGATCGCCCGCGAAAGCGATCCCGACGTCGTCGTCCTCGATCTGAGCCTGCCGGGGATCGACGGGCTGGAGGTCTGCCGGCAACTGCGCACGTTCTCCGACGCCTACGTGGTGATGCTCACCGCGCGCGACACCGAGGTCGACACCATCGTCGGGTTGTCCGTCGGCGCCGACGACTACATGACCAAACCCTTCAGTCCGCGCGAGCTGGTCGCCCGCATCCATGCGATGCTGCGCCGCCCCCGCGTCGCCACCCGACTGACCGCGGCCACCGAACCTCCGCCCCGGGTCTTCGGTGATCTGGGCATCGACACCTCCGCCAGGGAAGTGTCGGTCGGTGGGGGACAGATCAATCTCACTCGCACCGAATTCGATCTCCTTGCTGCCCTCTCGGCGCGCCCTGGCTTCGTGTTCACCAGACGCCAGCTGCTCGAGGCGGTGTGGGGTGACGCCTGGTTCGGCAACGAGCACCTCATCGACGTCCACATCGGTCACCTTCGGCGCAAGCTCGGCGACGACCCCGGTGATCCGCGCTACGTGTTGACGGTGCGGGGGGTCGGCTACCGGATGGGCAGCGGGCGGTGA
- a CDS encoding phosphotransferase family protein, with protein MAEVPGTLDDAAVAALGAWIRERGIGSAVSDIEPLSGGTQNVVVRLRVDGRPVVLRRPPPHPRPNSNRTMQREIAVLQTLAGSAVPHPEFVAGCDDLDVLGVVFYLMEDVDGFNPVTEVPPAYVADPQMRHQVGLNYAADLARLSAAQWQGRPLQQLHRPGSFLSRQVPNFLALLESYRHTSYRPEILDVGRLADWLDGHRPPDGEPGIMHGDAHLNNVLLRRDVPEVAAFVDWEMCTIGDPLLDLGWILVCWPDDPDPINAGRELAALGGLPSRSELIAAYADAGGRPTGNLDWYVAMACFKLAIVIEGTYSRYLAGQAHREAGERLHDSASRLIGLGVRVTTGDNPFG; from the coding sequence ATGGCCGAGGTCCCCGGGACGCTCGACGACGCCGCGGTGGCGGCGCTGGGCGCGTGGATCCGCGAACGCGGAATCGGTTCGGCGGTAAGCGATATCGAGCCGCTGTCTGGCGGTACCCAGAATGTGGTCGTGCGACTGCGGGTCGATGGCCGCCCGGTGGTACTGCGCCGGCCGCCGCCGCATCCTCGGCCCAACAGCAACCGCACGATGCAGCGTGAGATCGCGGTACTGCAGACGTTGGCCGGCAGCGCGGTGCCCCACCCTGAATTCGTCGCCGGCTGTGACGATCTCGACGTACTCGGCGTCGTCTTCTATCTCATGGAGGACGTCGACGGCTTCAATCCAGTGACCGAGGTGCCGCCGGCCTATGTGGCCGATCCGCAGATGCGCCATCAGGTGGGCCTGAACTACGCGGCCGACTTGGCACGTCTGAGCGCAGCGCAGTGGCAGGGCCGCCCACTGCAGCAGCTGCACCGCCCGGGATCCTTTCTGTCGCGCCAGGTTCCGAACTTCCTTGCGTTGCTCGAAAGTTATCGACACACCAGCTACCGGCCGGAGATACTCGATGTCGGCCGGCTCGCGGACTGGCTCGACGGCCATCGGCCACCCGACGGCGAGCCCGGCATCATGCACGGCGACGCGCACCTCAACAACGTCCTGCTGCGCCGCGATGTGCCTGAGGTCGCGGCCTTCGTCGACTGGGAGATGTGCACCATCGGGGATCCGCTGCTGGATCTGGGCTGGATCCTGGTGTGCTGGCCCGACGATCCCGACCCGATCAACGCCGGCCGGGAACTGGCCGCACTCGGTGGTCTGCCGAGCCGCTCCGAGCTGATCGCCGCATACGCCGATGCCGGCGGCAGGCCCACCGGCAACCTGGATTGGTATGTCGCGATGGCGTGTTTCAAGCTCGCAATCGTCATCGAGGGCACGTACTCGAGGTACCTGGCCGGACAGGCGCATCGCGAAGCCGGTGAACGCCTGCATGATTCGGCGAGCAGGCTGATCGGCCTGGGTGTGCGCGTGACGACGGGGGACAACCCCTTCGGGTGA
- a CDS encoding metal-sensitive transcriptional regulator: MVGDEDAIAAVLNRLRRAQGQLAGVISMIEQGRECKDVVTQLAAVSRALDRAGFKIVATGLRECVVGASANGEAPMTEAELEKLFLALA, encoded by the coding sequence ATGGTTGGTGATGAAGACGCCATCGCCGCGGTGCTCAACCGACTGCGCCGCGCGCAGGGCCAGCTGGCCGGCGTGATTTCGATGATCGAACAGGGCCGCGAGTGCAAGGACGTGGTGACCCAGCTCGCCGCGGTGTCGAGAGCGCTGGACCGAGCCGGCTTCAAGATCGTGGCGACCGGGCTGCGTGAATGCGTCGTCGGTGCCTCGGCCAACGGTGAGGCTCCGATGACCGAAGCCGAGCTGGAGAAACTCTTCCTGGCGCTCGCTTAG